The following coding sequences lie in one Mesorhizobium sp. NZP2298 genomic window:
- a CDS encoding permease, whose amino-acid sequence MSAHPATIGWLAAHELRLSWRDWFYLFTAGKKGRSRGLGILLIVGVLLAHAFALFVIGRFTAADFPVSRANYLLLTSGVLLYFFLMTSQAMEAATRVLYARADLELLHSSPVALRRVFVVRLTMIAISIATMAMLIASPFINVLAWRHGAQWLAAYGVVFATGCVAATLAITLTAFLFNVVGPRRTRFAAQFVAAIVGALFVISLQVIAIFTTDTLSQLAVLRDEWVIALSPPEDSLVWWPARAVLGDGVRLAWVLGCAVALAAAAIAVFSWRFVRYTALTANIGESGLIRQGKAASFRLTSPGHALRSKEWTLLLRDPWLISQSLMQLLYMLPPAILLWKSYGHGTDALVLIIPVLVMASGQLAGGLAWLAISGEDAPDLVATAPVTATSIIRAKVEAVLRAIIVVVAPFVLAFALVSTRHALVLAAGSALAAISATMIQLWFRAQARRAQFHRRQTSSRIATFAEGFSSVGWAGTAALYAGGITAASVVAGILTVLTLVVAYFAAPKATG is encoded by the coding sequence ATGAGCGCCCATCCCGCAACGATCGGTTGGCTAGCGGCACATGAATTGCGCCTCTCGTGGCGCGACTGGTTTTATCTCTTCACTGCAGGCAAGAAGGGGCGTTCGCGCGGGTTAGGCATACTCTTGATAGTCGGCGTGCTGCTCGCGCATGCCTTTGCTCTATTTGTGATTGGACGTTTCACCGCCGCCGATTTTCCCGTTTCGCGCGCCAACTATCTACTGCTGACCAGCGGTGTTCTGCTCTATTTCTTCCTGATGACCTCGCAGGCGATGGAGGCGGCGACCCGTGTGCTGTATGCCCGCGCCGATCTGGAATTGCTGCATTCATCCCCGGTGGCGCTGCGGCGGGTCTTTGTCGTGCGCCTGACGATGATCGCGATTTCGATCGCCACAATGGCGATGCTGATCGCATCGCCTTTCATCAACGTCTTGGCTTGGCGCCACGGAGCTCAATGGCTGGCCGCCTATGGCGTGGTGTTCGCGACGGGGTGCGTTGCAGCTACTTTGGCCATCACGCTAACGGCGTTTTTATTCAACGTCGTCGGCCCACGGCGCACGCGATTTGCCGCCCAGTTTGTGGCCGCAATCGTCGGCGCGCTGTTCGTCATATCTCTGCAGGTCATCGCTATCTTCACGACCGACACGCTCTCGCAACTGGCGGTCTTGCGGGACGAGTGGGTAATCGCGCTTTCGCCGCCCGAGGACAGCCTGGTGTGGTGGCCGGCGCGGGCCGTGCTTGGCGACGGCGTGAGGCTGGCCTGGGTGCTTGGCTGTGCGGTGGCTTTGGCCGCCGCCGCTATTGCAGTTTTCTCATGGCGTTTCGTGCGCTACACGGCGCTCACCGCCAACATTGGCGAAAGCGGTTTGATCCGCCAAGGCAAGGCAGCGTCGTTTCGTCTGACGTCGCCGGGACACGCCTTGCGTTCAAAGGAATGGACATTGTTGCTTCGCGATCCTTGGCTCATATCGCAAAGCCTGATGCAACTGCTTTACATGCTGCCACCCGCGATATTGCTGTGGAAGAGTTATGGCCACGGCACGGACGCTCTGGTTCTGATCATCCCCGTGCTGGTGATGGCATCCGGGCAGTTGGCCGGCGGCCTGGCCTGGCTTGCCATTTCCGGTGAGGATGCACCCGATCTGGTGGCAACCGCGCCGGTCACCGCGACAAGCATCATACGCGCAAAGGTCGAGGCGGTTTTGCGCGCAATCATAGTCGTCGTCGCCCCATTCGTCCTGGCTTTCGCATTGGTTTCGACGCGACACGCGCTGGTTCTGGCAGCCGGCTCGGCACTGGCCGCGATCTCGGCGACGATGATCCAGCTTTGGTTCCGCGCGCAGGCGCGGCGTGCCCAATTTCATCGTCGCCAGACCTCCTCGCGGATCGCTACATTCGCCGAAGGGTTTTCGTCGGTCGGCTGGGCAGGCACAGCCGCCCTCTACGCTGGTGGCATTACAGCGGCCAGCGTCGTTGCCGGGATTCTGACCGTACTGACGCTGGTGGTAGCTTATTTTGCCGCGCCAAAAGCGACGGGATAG
- a CDS encoding ABC transporter ATP-binding protein has product MAAETTTANALEIRGLYKSFDKPAVAGLDLTVRAGEFYGLLGPNGAGKTTTLRMVAGLLQPDAGTITIAGRDALRSPIEAKRIIAWISDEPMIYDKLTPFEYLEFVAGLWSVKASTAQERARQLFDLLDLTPYAHTHCSGFSKGMRQKVALAGALVHDPEIIILDEPLTGLDAGSARQVKRVLRERVDAGATVIMTTHILEVAERMAERIGVIAKGRLIAEGTFEQLRRQAGHGVGTLEDTFLALVAEAA; this is encoded by the coding sequence ATGGCCGCTGAGACGACGACTGCGAACGCGCTTGAAATTCGTGGGCTCTACAAAAGCTTCGACAAGCCTGCGGTGGCTGGCCTCGACCTGACCGTCAGGGCGGGAGAGTTTTACGGCCTTCTTGGCCCAAATGGCGCCGGAAAGACAACGACGCTGCGCATGGTAGCGGGGCTGCTGCAACCGGATGCGGGAACGATCACCATTGCAGGTCGCGACGCGCTCCGAAGCCCCATCGAAGCCAAACGCATCATTGCCTGGATATCGGACGAACCGATGATCTACGACAAGCTCACGCCATTCGAATATCTCGAATTCGTCGCCGGTCTGTGGAGCGTCAAGGCAAGCACGGCACAGGAACGGGCAAGGCAGCTGTTCGATCTGCTGGACTTGACGCCGTATGCACACACGCATTGCAGCGGCTTTTCGAAAGGCATGCGACAGAAGGTGGCGTTGGCCGGAGCATTGGTCCATGACCCGGAAATCATCATCCTCGACGAGCCGCTGACCGGCCTTGATGCCGGCTCGGCGCGTCAGGTCAAGCGGGTGTTGCGCGAACGCGTCGATGCCGGCGCAACGGTCATAATGACGACGCACATTCTGGAAGTGGCCGAACGCATGGCTGAGCGCATCGGAGTCATTGCCAAGGGTAGGCTGATCGCCGAGGGCACTTTCGAGCAACTGCGGCGGCAGGCCGGCCATGGGGTGGGAACCCTAGAAGATACCTTCCTGGCTCTGGTGGCCGAAGCGGCATGA
- a CDS encoding aromatic ring-hydroxylating oxygenase subunit alpha: MRPDHLPLDAPPVQYLNLDPSLYVRDDIWQQERRDIFARTWQFMGPAASVATSGQYLAIDIAGTPVFAIRGRDGTLRGFKNVCRHRGAKLLADGAGKCGLIVCPYHKWSFADTGRLVQAPWYGKDPAIIAEDWPLETVQLSEWRGLLFAALDPKESLLDQLGSLPAELADEPLETYAATDQATVSFAANWKIYTDNFVEGYHIPGTHPSFYAAIDFEAFQTTAHPGYVRMTAPPKDGLFYRGKWLWMWPNWTLSLFDGGMNVSRINPTSPHHTDQHYHFFFADTSAEASESRAKSVQGTLAVVREDYTICADTHRNYAAGAYSSGPLSGRHERGVQYFQERVAAALGL; the protein is encoded by the coding sequence TTGCGGCCCGACCACCTGCCACTCGACGCTCCGCCCGTGCAATACCTGAACCTGGACCCTTCGCTTTATGTCCGCGATGATATCTGGCAGCAGGAACGGCGCGACATCTTCGCGCGCACCTGGCAGTTCATGGGGCCTGCCGCCTCGGTCGCGACATCAGGTCAATATCTTGCCATCGACATCGCCGGCACGCCGGTCTTCGCCATCCGGGGCCGGGACGGGACCTTGCGCGGATTTAAGAACGTCTGCCGCCACCGGGGGGCGAAACTTCTGGCCGATGGCGCGGGCAAATGTGGGCTGATCGTTTGTCCCTATCACAAATGGTCCTTTGCCGACACCGGACGGCTGGTGCAGGCCCCATGGTATGGCAAGGATCCCGCGATCATCGCCGAAGACTGGCCGCTGGAGACGGTGCAGTTGTCCGAATGGCGCGGGCTGCTCTTCGCGGCACTGGACCCGAAGGAAAGTCTTCTGGATCAACTTGGCTCTCTGCCCGCCGAACTGGCGGATGAGCCGTTGGAAACCTATGCCGCCACCGATCAGGCCACTGTCAGCTTTGCGGCGAACTGGAAGATCTACACCGACAATTTCGTCGAAGGCTACCACATCCCTGGCACGCATCCCTCGTTCTACGCTGCCATCGACTTCGAAGCTTTCCAGACCACCGCCCATCCCGGTTATGTCCGGATGACCGCACCGCCGAAAGACGGTCTGTTCTATCGCGGCAAATGGCTTTGGATGTGGCCGAACTGGACGCTGTCGCTTTTCGACGGCGGCATGAACGTTAGCCGGATCAACCCGACCTCACCGCATCACACGGACCAGCACTACCATTTCTTCTTTGCCGACACCTCTGCAGAAGCATCCGAGAGCAGGGCGAAATCCGTGCAAGGCACCCTGGCCGTGGTACGCGAGGACTATACCATCTGCGCCGATACGCATCGCAACTATGCCGCGGGGGCCTATAGCTCCGGCCCGCTCTCGGGGCGGCATGAGCGGGGAGTGCAGTATTTCCAGGAACGGGTCGCTGCGGCACTGGGGCTGTGA
- a CDS encoding ABC transporter permease — protein sequence MSNAATVPQTVPFGRRLKRFMADRPLVPLIILLVILVVILQILRPGIVNERWIANTIKFAIPLAILAGCQTMTMLTGGIDLSVGTVATMSAFIMATQIVNQDPTIAFLLAMMPAVLIGLVNGIGVGVFRVHPLIMTLGTSLIGTGCLQVYQRTVIASGAKIPDFLAWLGTGVTRLPDAWVPSEAARQWLTDAGIGFSFPNALLLYVPLATLIVFTLARTGFGRLLYAVGDNERATRLSGVQYWQVITALYITSSVLAGITGLLYIGLIKAPSLSLAEPLVLPSVAAAVIGGTSIFGGRGGYTGTIIGALILTVLTTLLTILQMPEGARRILFGLIVLFVTAAYLRIVEER from the coding sequence ATGAGCAACGCCGCGACTGTTCCCCAAACCGTCCCCTTCGGCCGCCGCCTGAAGCGCTTCATGGCCGACCGGCCGCTGGTGCCGCTGATCATCCTGCTCGTCATCCTGGTGGTGATCCTGCAGATCCTGCGCCCCGGCATCGTCAACGAGCGCTGGATCGCCAACACCATCAAGTTCGCCATTCCGCTGGCGATCCTGGCCGGCTGCCAGACCATGACCATGCTGACCGGCGGCATTGATCTCTCGGTCGGCACGGTGGCGACGATGAGCGCCTTCATCATGGCGACGCAAATCGTCAACCAGGACCCGACCATCGCCTTCCTGCTGGCGATGATGCCGGCGGTGCTGATCGGCCTCGTCAACGGCATCGGCGTCGGCGTCTTCCGCGTCCACCCGCTGATCATGACGCTGGGCACCAGCCTGATCGGCACCGGCTGCCTGCAGGTCTACCAGCGCACGGTGATCGCGTCGGGCGCCAAGATCCCCGACTTCCTGGCCTGGCTCGGCACAGGCGTCACCCGCCTGCCGGACGCATGGGTGCCTTCGGAGGCGGCGCGCCAGTGGTTGACCGACGCCGGCATCGGTTTCAGCTTCCCCAACGCGCTTCTGCTCTACGTGCCGCTGGCGACCCTGATCGTCTTCACGCTGGCCCGCACCGGCTTCGGCCGCCTGCTCTACGCCGTCGGCGACAATGAGCGCGCGACCCGCCTGTCGGGCGTGCAATACTGGCAGGTCATCACCGCGCTCTACATCACATCCAGCGTGCTCGCCGGCATCACCGGCCTGCTCTATATCGGCCTGATCAAGGCTCCGTCGCTCTCGCTCGCCGAACCCCTGGTCCTACCCTCGGTCGCCGCCGCCGTCATCGGCGGCACCTCCATCTTCGGCGGCCGCGGCGGCTACACCGGCACCATCATCGGCGCCCTGATCCTGACCGTGCTGACGACGCTGCTGACGATTTTGCAGATGCCGGAGGGGGCAAGGCGAATTCTGTTCGGGCTGATCGTGCTGTTCGTGACGGCGGCTTATTTGCGGATTGTGGAGGAAAGGTAG
- a CDS encoding ABC transporter permease, which produces MNHFLRRQGWVIGLFALLVVLFIATKIIQPGYGSGDFGSLARAVLPYAFAVAAQTVVVIAGGIDLSVAAMMALTSVTAASMMAGASEEYALFVVPFVLAMGFVLGALNGVLIVVTRVPDIVVTLAMLFVLQGAALLVLDAPGGAAAEWLKALISGTVPIPGLPDAIDAWLPKALLVLIVCLAIIWIPLRRSRLGLSIYAIGSSELAAFRSGVPVKRTRIIAYALSGLFAAFGGLALTMSTGIGAPIPGPYLLASVAAVVLGGVALGGGKGGLLGPIIAVFVLRLVRTDLTLLAIDPNVTAIIEGLIMVAVVMFGAFITMRSRQQ; this is translated from the coding sequence ATGAACCATTTCCTGCGCCGCCAGGGCTGGGTCATCGGCCTGTTCGCCCTCCTCGTCGTCCTGTTCATTGCCACCAAGATCATCCAGCCCGGCTATGGCAGCGGCGATTTCGGCTCGCTGGCGCGGGCCGTGCTGCCCTACGCTTTCGCCGTCGCCGCGCAGACGGTGGTGGTCATCGCTGGCGGCATCGACCTCTCCGTCGCCGCCATGATGGCGCTGACCAGCGTCACCGCCGCCTCGATGATGGCGGGTGCGTCGGAAGAATACGCGCTGTTCGTCGTGCCTTTCGTGCTGGCCATGGGTTTTGTCCTCGGCGCGCTCAACGGCGTCCTGATCGTCGTCACCCGCGTGCCCGACATCGTCGTCACGCTCGCCATGCTGTTCGTGCTGCAGGGCGCGGCCCTTCTGGTGCTCGACGCGCCGGGCGGTGCCGCGGCCGAATGGCTGAAGGCGCTGATCTCCGGCACCGTGCCGATACCGGGCCTGCCCGACGCCATCGACGCCTGGCTGCCCAAGGCGCTGCTGGTGCTCATCGTCTGCCTCGCCATCATCTGGATACCGCTGCGGCGCTCGCGCCTTGGCCTCTCCATCTACGCCATCGGCTCCAGCGAGCTGGCCGCGTTCCGCTCAGGCGTACCGGTCAAGCGCACCCGCATCATCGCCTATGCGCTGTCGGGCCTGTTCGCCGCCTTTGGCGGGCTGGCGCTGACCATGAGCACCGGCATCGGCGCGCCCATCCCCGGCCCCTATCTCCTGGCCAGCGTCGCCGCCGTGGTGCTGGGCGGCGTGGCGCTCGGCGGCGGCAAGGGCGGCCTGCTCGGCCCGATCATCGCCGTCTTCGTGCTGCGCCTGGTGCGCACGGATCTCACCTTGCTCGCCATCGACCCCAACGTCACCGCCATCATCGAAGGCCTGATCATGGTCGCCGTGGTGATGTTCGGAGCGTTCATCACCATGCGGAGCCGGCAACAATGA
- a CDS encoding sugar ABC transporter ATP-binding protein, with product MTTSPLLDASGVAKNYGAVAALRNASLSVLPGEVHALMGANGAGKSTLVKILTGAISANAGRILIRGEARDIRSPAAARRAGLLPVYQEPSLIPDLDVLSNLRLTGTPVEPFRAWVRELGIADLDLRDTARDIPLAVLRVLDLARALAVEPDVLLLDEMTAALPANLAEKVLEVVRRQGDAGRAVIFISHRFVEISALCDRATVLRDGETVGVVDIVPGVEEKIVELMLGTRIVKTHVAARSAAEKAAPAPARPRIAVKNLRVGTKLNDVSFDLGDGEVAGVVALEGQGQDELFSALAGSIRPSGGTIEVDGHPVKFSHPIDAIRSGIAYVPGDRSEALAMQRSVRENIALPFSAALRNWGPIPMRRERAKVLSAIERLQIDTRAQGEVQRLSGGNQQKVTIARWIAADARTILCFDPTRGIDVGTKQEIYKLLRELAGHGKSVLFYTSELEEVQRVCDRVIVIFGGRLVDIFPVEEADEPALMRAAYGLPRGAKADVGILAAPTANASDAPEAKP from the coding sequence GCGGTCGCGGCACTGCGCAACGCGTCGCTCTCCGTGCTGCCGGGCGAGGTGCATGCGCTGATGGGCGCCAATGGCGCCGGCAAGTCGACGCTGGTGAAGATCCTGACCGGCGCCATATCGGCCAATGCCGGGCGCATCCTGATCCGGGGCGAGGCGCGCGACATACGCTCGCCCGCCGCCGCCCGCCGCGCCGGGCTGCTGCCGGTCTACCAGGAGCCGTCGCTGATCCCCGATCTCGACGTTCTGTCCAATCTGCGGCTCACCGGCACGCCGGTCGAGCCGTTCCGCGCCTGGGTGCGCGAGCTCGGCATAGCCGACCTCGACCTGCGCGACACCGCGCGCGACATTCCGCTGGCCGTGCTGCGCGTGCTTGACCTTGCCCGCGCGCTGGCCGTCGAGCCCGATGTGCTGCTGCTCGACGAGATGACGGCCGCACTCCCCGCCAACCTCGCCGAAAAGGTGCTCGAAGTGGTGCGCCGCCAGGGCGACGCCGGCCGCGCCGTGATCTTCATCTCGCACCGCTTCGTCGAGATATCGGCGCTCTGCGACCGCGCCACCGTGCTGCGCGACGGCGAGACCGTCGGCGTCGTCGACATCGTGCCCGGCGTCGAGGAAAAGATCGTCGAGCTGATGCTCGGCACCCGCATCGTCAAGACCCATGTCGCCGCCCGCAGTGCCGCCGAGAAGGCCGCGCCCGCCCCTGCCCGGCCGCGCATTGCCGTGAAAAACCTGCGCGTCGGCACCAAGCTCAACGACGTCTCCTTCGATCTCGGGGATGGCGAGGTCGCCGGCGTGGTGGCTTTGGAAGGCCAGGGCCAGGATGAATTGTTTTCCGCCCTTGCCGGCTCGATCCGGCCTTCCGGCGGCACGATCGAGGTCGATGGCCACCCGGTGAAATTTTCGCATCCGATCGACGCCATCCGATCGGGCATCGCCTATGTGCCGGGCGACCGTTCCGAGGCGCTCGCCATGCAGCGTTCGGTGCGTGAAAACATCGCGCTGCCCTTCAGCGCCGCGCTGCGCAACTGGGGGCCCATTCCCATGCGCCGCGAGCGCGCGAAGGTGCTCAGCGCCATCGAGCGGCTGCAGATCGACACCCGCGCGCAAGGCGAGGTGCAGCGCCTGTCGGGCGGCAACCAGCAGAAGGTGACCATTGCCCGCTGGATCGCGGCGGACGCCCGCACCATCCTGTGCTTCGACCCGACGCGCGGCATCGATGTCGGCACCAAGCAGGAGATCTACAAGCTGCTGCGCGAGCTTGCCGGCCACGGCAAGTCGGTGCTGTTCTACACCTCCGAACTCGAAGAGGTGCAGCGCGTCTGCGACCGCGTCATCGTCATCTTCGGCGGCCGCCTGGTCGACATCTTCCCGGTCGAGGAGGCCGACGAGCCGGCGCTGATGCGCGCCGCCTACGGCCTGCCGCGCGGCGCCAAGGCCGATGTCGGCATCCTGGCGGCCCCCACTGCCAACGCCTCCGATGCGCCGGAGGCAAAGCCATGA